The Tissierellales bacterium genome contains a region encoding:
- the rlmN gene encoding 23S rRNA (adenine(2503)-C(2))-methyltransferase RlmN produces MKNLKTYTNEELQNIIESIGEKKFRAKQLFEWIHGKRVNQMDDITVLSKKIIEKISLNGYTVQSLSKVKRFDSKDKHTHKYLFKLEDDHVIESVLMKYHHGYSACLSTQVGCRMGCNFCASTKAGLVRNLTAGEIVDQIYQMEKDLNISISNIVLMGTGEPLDNFEEVVKFFRIVHDELGKNLGYRHITLSTCGLVPKIYELANLNIPITLSISLHSPFDDKRKEIMPIANKYSIDEIIKACKYYFNSTGRRITFEYTLIKGVNDGEREARAIGKLIKGLNAHVNLIPLNEIRESELETSTDGNVQNFKCILEKIGVNSTIRREMGLDINAACGQLRKDYMDAH; encoded by the coding sequence ATGAAGAATTTAAAAACATATACGAATGAAGAATTACAAAATATAATTGAGTCAATCGGAGAGAAAAAGTTTAGAGCAAAGCAACTTTTTGAATGGATACATGGGAAACGAGTAAATCAAATGGATGATATAACAGTTTTGTCTAAAAAAATAATTGAAAAAATTAGTTTAAATGGATATACTGTGCAGAGTTTGTCAAAAGTAAAGCGTTTTGATTCAAAGGATAAGCATACTCACAAGTATCTATTTAAATTAGAAGATGACCATGTAATAGAAAGTGTATTGATGAAGTATCATCACGGATATTCAGCGTGTTTGTCAACACAAGTTGGTTGTAGAATGGGATGTAATTTTTGTGCTTCTACTAAAGCAGGACTAGTTAGAAACTTAACTGCGGGTGAAATAGTAGATCAAATTTATCAGATGGAGAAAGATTTAAATATTAGCATATCAAATATTGTTTTGATGGGAACAGGAGAACCACTAGATAATTTTGAAGAGGTAGTGAAATTCTTCCGCATAGTACACGATGAACTTGGTAAGAATTTAGGATATAGACATATAACTTTATCAACGTGTGGTTTAGTTCCTAAAATTTACGAACTTGCTAATCTAAATATTCCAATAACACTTTCGATATCTTTGCATTCACCATTTGATGACAAGCGGAAAGAAATAATGCCAATTGCTAATAAATATAGCATAGATGAGATTATAAAAGCGTGTAAGTATTATTTTAATAGCACAGGTAGACGAATAACTTTTGAATATACACTCATAAAGGGTGTTAATGATGGAGAAAGAGAAGCTAGGGCTATAGGGAAACTCATAAAAGGTTTGAACGCACACGTTAATCTTATTCCTTTAAATGAAATCCGTGAATCTGAATTAGAGACTTCTACAGATGGGAATGTTCAAAATTTTAAATGTATTCTTGAAAAGATTGGTGTAAACTCTACGATTAGAAGAGAGATGGGGTTAGATATAAATGCAGCATGTGGACAACTTAGAAAAGATTATATGGATGCACACTGA
- a CDS encoding Stp1/IreP family PP2C-type Ser/Thr phosphatase, translating to MKIGFSTDVGLKREINQDALYVSKQQKFPIIAVADGMGGHNAGEIASAIFVEVLEEYEKILLETEDPIIPRILNEVFEKANNEIFKRSEIDESCEGMGTTATVAIIDWPTMYIGHVGDSRLYLYAGEGLKQLTKDHSIVGEMLRNGEISDEEANNHPQKNIITKAVGTHESVIADFSEVELDDGFMALVCSDGLTNMLNSDEIEEIISRHHEDLHFASEELVKKANASGGLDNITVILIKFD from the coding sequence ATGAAAATTGGATTTAGCACCGATGTAGGTTTAAAACGTGAAATTAATCAAGATGCACTATATGTATCGAAGCAGCAGAAATTTCCTATTATTGCAGTAGCAGATGGCATGGGTGGTCATAATGCTGGTGAGATAGCAAGCGCTATATTTGTTGAAGTTTTAGAGGAATATGAGAAAATATTATTAGAAACTGAAGACCCAATTATTCCAAGAATACTCAATGAAGTTTTTGAAAAAGCAAATAATGAGATATTTAAACGGTCTGAAATTGACGAATCTTGTGAAGGTATGGGAACGACAGCAACGGTAGCTATAATCGATTGGCCTACCATGTATATAGGTCACGTTGGAGATAGTAGACTTTATTTATATGCTGGCGAAGGTTTAAAACAATTGACTAAAGACCATTCAATAGTTGGTGAAATGCTTAGAAATGGTGAAATATCTGATGAAGAAGCTAATAATCATCCCCAAAAAAATATAATAACAAAAGCGGTGGGAACACATGAGTCTGTAATTGCAGATTTTAGTGAGGTTGAATTAGATGATGGATTTATGGCTTTAGTTTGTTCTGATGGACTAACTAATATGCTAAATAGTGATGAAATCGAAGAAATCATATCAAGACATCATGAAGATTTGCATTTTGCGAGTGAAGAACTAGTAAAAAAAGCTAATGCAAGCGGTGGATTAGACAATATTACAGTGATTTTGATTAAATTTGATTAG